A part of Candidatus Omnitrophota bacterium genomic DNA contains:
- the dnaJ gene encoding molecular chaperone DnaJ: MTKRDYYEVLGISKGASADEIKRAYRNLALKYHPDRVTADKKKEAEEKFKEISEAYEVLTDEQKKATYDQYGHAGVDNSFKQGGFTWQDFHHFDDLKDIFGEFDLGDLFSSFGMGGGSFGGQGRGRGGAQRGSDLEFQLEISFEDAVFGAEKTIAIPRQETCDVCGGTGAKPGSKTERCPDCGGRGKVTTSNGFFNMITGCPRCGGEGVIIKSPCLNCGGSGRIRAKRNIKVKIPAGVDSGSTLRMHGEGEAGERGARRGDLYLHIHVKPHEIFERQESDIHCEIPVSFSTAVLGGEIEVPTIDGKIMMKIPPGTQGGRTFRLRGKGVAHLHDHGRGDQLVKVQIDIPANLSQEQKKALKEFARVSGEDSGPLSRSFMEKMRKLFK, from the coding sequence ATGACGAAGCGTGATTATTATGAAGTTCTGGGAATATCGAAGGGCGCGAGCGCTGACGAGATAAAGCGAGCCTACAGGAACCTCGCGCTGAAATACCACCCGGACAGAGTTACTGCCGACAAGAAGAAAGAGGCTGAGGAGAAGTTCAAGGAGATATCCGAGGCCTATGAGGTATTGACGGACGAGCAGAAGAAGGCGACTTATGACCAGTATGGCCACGCCGGCGTCGACAACTCCTTCAAGCAGGGCGGATTCACCTGGCAGGACTTCCACCATTTCGACGACCTGAAGGACATATTCGGCGAGTTCGACCTGGGCGACCTCTTCAGCAGTTTCGGGATGGGCGGAGGCTCATTCGGCGGACAAGGGCGCGGCCGCGGAGGCGCGCAAAGAGGCTCGGACCTCGAGTTCCAGCTTGAGATAAGCTTTGAGGATGCGGTCTTCGGTGCGGAGAAGACTATAGCGATACCGCGCCAGGAGACCTGCGATGTATGTGGAGGTACCGGAGCTAAGCCCGGATCGAAGACCGAACGGTGCCCGGATTGCGGCGGCAGGGGCAAGGTCACTACCTCGAACGGATTTTTCAATATGATCACCGGGTGCCCAAGGTGCGGCGGGGAAGGGGTCATAATAAAGAGCCCGTGCCTGAATTGCGGCGGCAGCGGCAGGATAAGGGCCAAGCGTAATATAAAGGTAAAGATACCCGCCGGCGTAGATTCGGGCTCGACGTTGAGGATGCACGGCGAGGGCGAGGCGGGAGAGAGAGGCGCGCGGCGCGGCGACCTCTACCTGCATATCCATGTGAAGCCGCACGAAATATTTGAGAGACAGGAATCCGATATACACTGCGAGATCCCGGTCAGCTTCTCGACAGCCGTGTTGGGAGGCGAGATAGAAGTGCCGACGATAGACGGAAAGATAATGATGAAGATACCGCCGGGGACGCAGGGCGGCAGGACATTCAGGTTGAGAGGCAAGGGTGTGGCCCATCTCCACGATCACGGAAGAGGCGACCAGCTAGTCAAGGTGCAGATAGATATCCCCGCGAACCTTTCTCAGGAACAGAAGAAGGCTTTAAAAGAGTTCGCCAGAGTGTCAGGTGAGGATTCCGGACCGTTGTCACGGTCATTTATGGAAAAGATGAGGAAGCTGTTCAAATAA
- a CDS encoding FmdB family zinc ribbon protein, whose product MPTYDYVCEKCGHKFEKFQSMTSEHLKSCPKCKGKVVRLIGSGSGIIFKGTGFYQTDYKNKGKKGASACSKDKSDGCKGCPHA is encoded by the coding sequence ATGCCGACTTACGATTACGTTTGCGAGAAATGTGGACATAAGTTCGAGAAGTTCCAGTCGATGACATCGGAACATTTAAAAAGCTGTCCGAAATGTAAAGGGAAGGTCGTCAGGCTGATCGGATCAGGCAGCGGTATAATATTCAAAGGCACCGGTTTTTACCAGACCGATTACAAGAACAAGGGCAAAAAGGGCGCCTCCGCGTGCAGTAAAGATAAATCCGACGGGTGTAAAGGCTGCCCTCATGCGTAA
- a CDS encoding VanZ family protein has translation MRKNINKTLSLWVLILLWMVLISALSSIPGRHLPRFGFFGFDKVAHMAEYFVLGFLMIKALFDSSKMALAKAVMICMLIAALYAGVDEWHQSFVPDRKADIADYIVDLIGLNIGIYIYIGSLKRKSEICR, from the coding sequence ATGCGTAAAAACATAAACAAGACATTGAGCCTTTGGGTCCTTATATTATTGTGGATGGTCCTGATATCCGCGCTCTCTTCGATCCCCGGAAGACACCTGCCCAGATTCGGCTTTTTCGGCTTCGATAAGGTAGCCCACATGGCGGAATATTTTGTCCTGGGGTTCCTCATGATAAAAGCATTATTCGATTCATCGAAGATGGCCCTCGCAAAGGCTGTGATGATATGCATGCTGATCGCCGCTCTTTACGCGGGAGTGGATGAATGGCACCAGAGTTTTGTCCCCGACAGAAAAGCGGATATAGCCGATTACATCGTGGATCTCATAGGATTGAATATTGGTATCTATATTTATATAGGGTCATTAAAAAGAAAGAGCGAAATATGCCGATAG
- a CDS encoding DUF1015 domain-containing protein, whose product MPIVKPFKGVRYNKAKLKNLSAVVAPPYDIIPPEMQNRLYRASPYNIVRLELNKIGKLDDEKNNRYTRAGEAFESWQRSGVLVRDAEESIYIYSQEYKYNKKPIRRIGFISLMGLETDSSSSKVLPHENTLAAPKADRLKLMKEVRANLSPIFILYEDNARRITSILKKFIARNRPVIDVYFDQARHKVWKLSDTAAIDKIRKIMREKDTFIADGHHRYETARNYSRMVDYSDATEDVKKAARYLMVYFVESDEKMLTILPAHRAVKDTGTLSGDEAVRRLSRFFTVEKAPSLRAMMKRLGRLGKVHAFGTYAGEGKYYILKLKDAGVSDEAIRDKSKDWKRLDVSILHLFIFQHVLGISDDDDNIEFLKNPEDAADLVDKGRCKIAFFLNPTKVSEVKKIARLGERMPRKATYFYPKPVSGLVINKLEG is encoded by the coding sequence ATGCCGATAGTGAAACCCTTTAAAGGAGTCCGTTACAATAAAGCCAAATTGAAGAACCTCTCCGCGGTGGTCGCGCCGCCGTACGATATTATACCCCCGGAGATGCAGAACAGGCTCTATCGCGCCAGTCCTTATAATATAGTCAGGCTCGAATTGAATAAGATAGGGAAGCTCGACGACGAAAAGAATAACCGCTATACGCGCGCCGGGGAAGCTTTTGAATCATGGCAAAGATCCGGCGTGCTCGTCCGGGACGCGGAAGAGTCGATATACATATATTCGCAGGAATATAAATACAATAAGAAACCGATCAGGCGCATAGGCTTTATCAGCCTCATGGGCCTCGAGACGGATAGCTCTTCAAGCAAGGTCTTGCCTCACGAGAATACCCTCGCCGCGCCGAAGGCGGACCGGTTGAAACTGATGAAAGAAGTCCGCGCTAACCTAAGCCCCATATTCATCCTGTATGAAGATAACGCCCGGAGGATAACGTCCATCCTGAAGAAGTTCATTGCCCGGAACAGGCCCGTCATAGACGTATATTTCGACCAGGCGAGGCATAAGGTATGGAAACTGAGCGACACGGCCGCTATCGACAAGATAAGGAAGATAATGAGGGAGAAGGACACATTCATAGCCGACGGCCACCACAGGTATGAGACGGCGCGCAACTATTCCAGGATGGTGGATTATTCCGACGCGACGGAGGATGTGAAGAAAGCGGCCAGGTACCTGATGGTCTATTTTGTGGAGTCGGACGAAAAGATGCTTACGATATTGCCGGCCCACCGCGCGGTCAAAGATACCGGGACCTTAAGCGGCGATGAGGCGGTGAGAAGGCTGTCGCGTTTCTTTACCGTCGAGAAGGCGCCCTCCTTAAGGGCCATGATGAAGAGGCTCGGGAGGCTCGGGAAGGTCCACGCCTTCGGGACGTATGCCGGAGAGGGCAAATATTATATACTAAAATTGAAGGACGCCGGTGTTTCCGACGAAGCTATAAGGGATAAGTCCAAAGACTGGAAACGGCTCGACGTATCGATACTGCACCTCTTCATATTCCAGCATGTCCTGGGGATATCGGATGACGACGATAACATAGAGTTCCTGAAAAATCCCGAAGACGCGGCGGACCTGGTGGATAAGGGCAGGTGCAAAATAGCGTTCTTCCTGAATCCTACCAAAGTGTCTGAGGTGAAGAAGATAGCGAGGCTCGGGGAACGTATGCCGAGGAAGGCTACGTATTTCTATCCGAAGCCTGTCTCGGGACTGGTGATAAATAAACTCGAAGGTTGA
- the asnB gene encoding asparagine synthase (glutamine-hydrolyzing): MCGICGYIHLDTSKRPDESILKRMTETLKLRGPDDEGFYLKDNVALGHRRLSIIDLESGHQPMTSVDSSIAIVYNGEIYNFREIKDELQKKGHSFKTHSDTEAIIHAYEEYGEDCLKCFNGMFALALWDAKKKTLFLARDRFGKKPLYYAVFDNQFIFGSELKALLKHPSVRREIDLPSLGKYLAYEYVPSPYSIFKNINKLEPGTKLTLKDGVVRTERYWDLEFERNKDFDLECAKERLVMLLKESVRKRLVSDVPLGVFLSGGIDSSAVVCMMRELMDPKDIKTFSIGFREKSFDESPDARLVADYFGTDHREEIVEPDTMLKVFPEILDLLDEPFADSSIIPTYIVSRFTRKHVTVALGGDGGDELFLGYPSFLAHKINGYFSALPLGLRKKPLEAMVGMTATSNDYMSLNFKARRFLRGLGFPEDVRHQVWIGSFTSEEQKKMFLPDKAAAGESDIYAPTRKFFYNAKDLSPLDQAMYIYVKTYMTDDILAKVDRASMANSLEVRAPFLDPDFAKFAASIPCNYKLRRFNTKWILKEALKGKLPAKTLSKSKQGFAVPVAKWLKEDLKSLLAQAFDKKKIEKEGIFDYNYIRSLLDEFKANKNDTRKEIWSLFMFEMWYSRWM, translated from the coding sequence ATGTGCGGGATCTGCGGTTACATTCATCTGGACACATCGAAACGCCCCGATGAATCTATACTTAAGAGGATGACCGAGACGCTTAAGCTGCGAGGCCCCGACGACGAGGGTTTTTATTTAAAGGATAACGTCGCCCTCGGACACAGAAGACTCTCCATCATAGACCTGGAATCCGGCCACCAGCCGATGACAAGCGTTGACTCTTCGATAGCGATAGTCTATAACGGCGAGATATATAATTTCCGCGAGATCAAGGACGAGCTGCAGAAAAAAGGGCACTCATTTAAGACCCATTCCGATACGGAAGCGATCATCCACGCGTATGAAGAATACGGCGAGGACTGCTTAAAATGTTTCAACGGCATGTTCGCTCTCGCATTGTGGGATGCGAAGAAGAAGACGCTTTTTCTGGCGAGAGACAGATTCGGGAAAAAGCCCCTCTATTACGCCGTTTTCGATAACCAGTTCATCTTCGGTTCCGAATTGAAGGCGCTCCTAAAGCATCCGTCCGTCAGGCGGGAGATAGACCTCCCGTCGCTCGGCAAATACCTTGCCTACGAGTATGTCCCGTCCCCGTATTCCATATTCAAGAATATAAATAAGCTGGAGCCCGGCACAAAGCTTACGTTGAAGGACGGCGTTGTCAGGACCGAGCGCTATTGGGACCTGGAGTTCGAAAGAAATAAGGATTTTGACCTCGAGTGCGCGAAAGAGCGGCTCGTGATGCTCCTGAAAGAGTCGGTGCGGAAGCGCCTCGTAAGCGACGTGCCCCTCGGAGTATTCCTGTCGGGCGGGATCGATTCTTCGGCCGTCGTCTGCATGATGAGAGAGCTCATGGACCCGAAAGATATAAAGACATTCTCGATAGGGTTCAGAGAGAAGTCATTCGACGAATCGCCAGACGCCAGGCTCGTGGCCGACTATTTCGGGACGGACCACCGCGAGGAGATCGTAGAACCCGATACGATGCTTAAGGTATTTCCCGAGATATTGGACCTGCTGGACGAGCCGTTTGCCGATTCATCGATAATCCCCACATATATAGTTTCAAGGTTTACCCGCAAACATGTGACGGTCGCGCTAGGCGGCGACGGAGGGGACGAGCTTTTTCTCGGGTATCCTTCTTTCCTCGCGCACAAGATAAACGGTTATTTCAGCGCTCTGCCGCTCGGGCTGAGAAAAAAGCCGCTGGAAGCGATGGTCGGGATGACCGCGACGTCGAACGATTATATGAGCCTGAACTTCAAGGCTCGGAGGTTCCTGCGCGGGCTAGGCTTCCCGGAAGATGTGCGCCATCAGGTATGGATAGGCTCTTTCACATCCGAGGAACAGAAGAAGATGTTTTTGCCGGATAAGGCCGCGGCGGGCGAATCCGATATTTACGCTCCCACAAGGAAATTTTTCTATAACGCGAAGGACTTAAGCCCGCTGGACCAGGCTATGTACATTTACGTAAAGACATACATGACCGACGACATATTGGCCAAGGTGGACAGGGCGAGCATGGCGAACTCTCTTGAAGTGCGCGCGCCGTTCCTCGACCCGGATTTCGCCAAATTCGCGGCAAGCATACCTTGCAACTATAAGCTGCGCCGTTTCAATACCAAGTGGATACTCAAAGAGGCGCTTAAGGGAAAGCTTCCCGCAAAGACCCTATCTAAGAGTAAGCAGGGGTTCGCGGTGCCGGTCGCGAAATGGCTCAAAGAGGACCTGAAGAGCCTGCTCGCGCAAGCCTTTGACAAAAAGAAGATAGAAAAAGAGGGCATTTTTGATTATAATTATATCCGCAGCCTTCTTGATGAGTTCAAAGCGAATAAGAACGATACGCGCAAAGAGATCTGGTCATTATTCATGTTCGAGATGTGGTATAGTAGGTGGATGTAA
- a CDS encoding corrinoid protein, producing the protein MSDNILKDIQDTLMKGDRAGVVKLTQLAVEKGMEIKEILDNGLIAGMEIIGGKFKANEVFIPEVLIAAKAMHAGMAILEPNFVKCGIKPVGKVVIGTVKGDLHDIGKNIVSMMLKGSCFDIEDFGIDVPPEKFVDSVKMGGVDIIAMSSLLTTSMGSMKDTIKSLKDSGLRDKVKIIVGGAPVTQEFADSIGADSYAKDAATAVDKARELIEGRLRNVT; encoded by the coding sequence ATGAGCGACAATATACTGAAGGATATCCAGGATACGCTGATGAAGGGCGACAGGGCGGGAGTGGTAAAATTGACCCAGCTTGCCGTTGAAAAGGGCATGGAGATAAAGGAGATCCTCGATAACGGCCTCATAGCCGGCATGGAGATAATAGGCGGCAAATTCAAGGCGAACGAGGTCTTTATCCCGGAGGTCCTGATAGCCGCGAAGGCGATGCACGCCGGAATGGCGATACTGGAACCGAATTTCGTGAAATGCGGCATAAAACCGGTAGGCAAGGTCGTTATAGGGACAGTTAAGGGCGACCTGCACGATATAGGGAAGAACATCGTGAGCATGATGCTTAAAGGCTCATGCTTCGATATAGAGGATTTCGGGATAGACGTGCCGCCCGAGAAATTCGTCGACTCCGTCAAAATGGGCGGGGTGGATATCATCGCGATGTCGTCGCTCCTGACGACATCCATGGGTTCGATGAAGGATACTATTAAGTCCTTGAAAGATTCCGGCCTTCGTGATAAAGTTAAAATAATCGTCGGCGGAGCGCCGGTTACGCAGGAATTCGCCGATTCCATAGGCGCGGATAGCTATGCCAAGGACGCGGCGACGGCCGTGGATAAGGCGAGAGAATTGATAGAAGGAAGGTTACGTAATGTTACGTAA
- the accD gene encoding acetyl-CoA carboxylase, carboxyltransferase subunit beta, which yields MRRPMPLFPRKPKYTIVKVAKKRDIPDDLWTRCEDCNELIYNKKLDENFRVCPKCNFHFNISARERVKLILDEGSFKEMDPDMTSLDPLNFAGPKTYKEKLKQDQELTGLKDAVITGEGGLNSRPIILGVTDSRFIMGSMGSVVGEKLTRAIEHATEKKLPLIIVSGSGGGARMYEGMYSLMQMAKTSAALSRHHKAGQLFISILTNPTMAGIMASFASLGDMIIAEPKALIGFTGPRVIEQTIRQKLPPGFQRAEFLVSHGLIDMIIHRKNMKDMLSKLLSYF from the coding sequence ATGAGGAGACCCATGCCGCTTTTCCCAAGGAAACCGAAATATACCATAGTCAAGGTAGCCAAGAAGAGGGATATACCCGACGATCTTTGGACCAGGTGCGAGGATTGCAACGAGCTCATCTACAACAAGAAACTGGACGAGAACTTCAGGGTCTGCCCAAAATGCAACTTTCATTTCAACATCAGCGCGCGCGAAAGGGTAAAGCTTATCCTCGATGAAGGCAGTTTTAAGGAGATGGACCCTGACATGACGTCCCTGGACCCCCTAAATTTCGCGGGACCGAAGACATATAAGGAAAAGCTGAAGCAGGACCAGGAGCTGACCGGGTTAAAAGACGCGGTCATTACAGGGGAAGGCGGCTTGAACTCCAGGCCGATAATACTCGGCGTTACCGATTCCCGTTTTATTATGGGTTCTATGGGTTCGGTCGTAGGCGAAAAGCTGACGAGGGCCATAGAACACGCCACGGAGAAGAAACTGCCTCTTATAATAGTCTCGGGATCGGGCGGCGGGGCGAGGATGTACGAAGGTATGTACTCGCTTATGCAGATGGCGAAGACATCGGCGGCATTGAGCCGGCACCATAAAGCGGGTCAGCTCTTCATATCCATATTGACGAACCCTACCATGGCCGGGATAATGGCGAGTTTCGCGTCTCTGGGAGACATGATAATAGCGGAACCCAAGGCCCTTATTGGATTTACGGGGCCGCGCGTCATCGAGCAGACGATAAGGCAAAAGCTGCCTCCCGGGTTCCAGAGGGCGGAGTTCCTGGTCAGCCACGGCCTCATTGACATGATAATACACAGGAAAAACATGAAGGATATGCTCTCCAAACTTTTGAGTTACTT